In Puniceicoccus vermicola, a single genomic region encodes these proteins:
- a CDS encoding substrate-binding domain-containing protein translates to MASNTAQTFAKNNPIKTDFPRVVVYCGADAKIHQSSLFYLHLFWAIIEKGRKLGFEMIPLMDTRPEKGRFGAPPEMVQIEKAGSIDGYVAIMAYDSMVEWIRETGKPLTVLNGSSPDVGFDMKEMAEMSIRRLAAQGAHSLGLMIPPEMANAEVLEMLDEVSEELNITINYEWIMVSHKPMEIKGYHQFQSLWDLKSKPDGLLIYPDVMSRGVVSAIVERRLCVPEDLKLILHRNAESPYVVPFPCDWIEMSADPIADGLLEALQAKLQGKQLPMRWIHFKLVPSERLAGF, encoded by the coding sequence ATGGCAAGTAATACGGCCCAAACTTTCGCCAAAAACAACCCCATCAAGACGGATTTTCCTCGTGTGGTGGTCTATTGTGGTGCGGACGCCAAGATACATCAAAGTTCTCTCTTCTACCTTCACCTCTTCTGGGCGATCATCGAGAAGGGCCGGAAGCTGGGTTTCGAGATGATTCCATTAATGGATACACGCCCGGAGAAAGGAAGGTTTGGCGCACCTCCGGAGATGGTACAGATTGAAAAGGCCGGATCAATTGATGGCTATGTGGCCATCATGGCCTACGACTCTATGGTGGAATGGATCCGTGAAACTGGCAAACCGCTAACTGTTTTGAATGGAAGTAGTCCCGATGTGGGCTTTGACATGAAGGAGATGGCTGAGATGTCGATCCGACGTTTGGCCGCGCAGGGAGCCCATTCGCTAGGGTTGATGATTCCTCCGGAAATGGCAAATGCTGAGGTTCTCGAGATGCTGGATGAAGTCTCGGAGGAGCTCAACATCACGATCAATTACGAGTGGATCATGGTCTCGCACAAACCCATGGAAATCAAAGGCTATCATCAGTTTCAGTCACTTTGGGACTTAAAGTCCAAGCCAGACGGCTTGCTGATTTATCCCGACGTAATGTCGCGCGGTGTAGTGTCAGCGATCGTCGAGCGCCGTTTATGCGTGCCAGAAGATTTGAAGTTGATCCTGCACCGGAATGCAGAGTCGCCCTATGTCGTGCCTTTTCCCTGCGATTGGATCGAAATGAGTGCGGATCCGATTGCGGATGGTTTACTGGAGGCGCTCCAGGCCAAGTTGCAGGGGAAACAGTTGCCCATGCGGTGGATTCATTTTAAGCTTGTGCCAAGCGAAAGGTTGGCGGGGTTTTGA